Below is a window of Diaminobutyricibacter sp. McL0608 DNA.
TGCCGGTGTTCAGAACCTGTGCACGCACGGTTACTGCGCCGAGCCGCCGGACACGTCGATCAGCACCTTCCCGACGGTCCCCGCCTCGACGGCATCGTGCGCGGCCGCCGTCTCCGCCAGCGCAAAGCGCGTGATCGGCAGGCCGGCATCTGCTCCGACCGGAAGCGCCCCATCCGCCACTGCTGCAGCGACCGCGCGGACTGCCGCGTCCTTCGCATCCACAGCCGTCGTATACGTGAGCAGGTACCGATACCGCACGTTCTTCGCCATGCTAGGACGCACCGGGACCACCACCGGCTCCCCGTTGTCCGCGTAGACCGCGACGGTCGCATCGGGCGCGGCGACTTCGAGGTCGAGTCCGAGATTCGCGGCAGGGTTGACCTCGACGACGAGGTCGATCCCGCGTGGCGCCAGAGCGCGGATCGCGGCAACGGCATCTGATGCGCGATAGTCCACCACGTGCTGAGCCCCCGCGGCACGGGCGAGCGCAGCCTTCTCCTGGCTGCTCACCGTCGTGATAACGGTGGCACCCGCCCACACGGCGAGCTGAATCGCCGCATGCCCGACCGCACCCGCGCCTCCCGCGACGAGCACGGTCCAGTCAGCGAGGGCTCCCGGCGCGAGCTCGCGCGGTGACCGTTCGGACGCGGCGAGCGCGATGTGCGCGGTCAGTGCGGGGATGCCGAGCGAGGCGCCGACGTCGAAGCTCGCGTCGTCGGGCAACGGCACGACCTGCCGGGCCGGAAGAACTACGAGCTCCTGCGCCGTGCCGTCCGGTCGCTGGTAGGCGGCATCCCACACCCACACACGGTCGCCGACGGCGAACCCGCCGACTCCGGGCCCCACCTCGTCGACGACGCCGGCGCCGTCCTGGTTCGGCACCTGCGGTGCGCCGAGCTCGGTGACCCGGCCGCCGCCGGAGCGCGACTTCCAGTCGGTCGGGTTGACGCCGGAGACGTGGATGCGCACTCTCACCTCGCCCGGACCCGGATGCGGTTCGGCGCGTTCGCCGAGTTCGAGCACGGACGACGGACCGGTGGTGCGGTAGCTGACGGCCTTCATGGTCTCAGCCAATCACGTTCCGGCCGGCCGGAACAATGCCGCCGCCCGCACAGCTGGCGCGGCCGGACGACGCCTGACGCGCACCCGCACCAGCTGTGTCCGGCCGCACTACGTAGACCTAGTGCGGCGAGACGTACCTAGTGCGACGAGACGAACCTGGCTGCGACGCCCACGCATCTGGAGCGGCCGGACAACACCCGAGGCGCACCCGCACCAGCTGTGTCCGGCCGCACTACGTAGACCTAGTGCGGCGAGACGTACCTAGTGCGACGACGCCTCTGGCTCGCGCGACCCCGCCTGACGCGACTCACTCGGTCGCGCATCCCCCCGAGTCGACCGGCGCCGTCCCGACGGTCGCCAGCACCGGCCGCAGTTCGGCCAGCGTCAGCGCATACCCCGTCTCCGGGTCGGTCGTCGAGCGGGCGAACACGACGCCCGCGACCTTGCCTGACGCGTCGAACAGCGGTCCTCCCGAGTTGCCGGGCCGCACAGACCCGCGCAGCGCATAGATCTCGCGGTCGACCGTCGAATGCTGGTAGATGTCGCCTCCTCGGGCGACGAGCTTCTCCCGGACGCGTTCCGGGCTCACCGTGTACGCCCCGTCGCCCGGATACCCTGCGGCGAACGCCGACTCGCCCGTCGCGAGATCTTTCCCGAGCGCGAGCGGCTTCTCGCTCAGCCCGCTCACCTGAAGCACTGCGAGGTCGCGTTCAGGGTCGAACGCGACGAGTGTCGCCCGCAGTGAGCGGCTGCTGTTCACGTCTTTCACGAAGATCGCGTCGGACCCCGCGACCACATGCGCGTTGGTGACGACACGGCCGGGCGCTTCGACCCATCCGCTGCCTTCGGAATCCACGCCGCATCCGGGTTTCGCCGCGAGCACCTTCACGACCGAGTCCGCAGAAGCGTTGACGGGGGCCGGCACGGTGGCGTCGGGAGCGGCGATGGCGTGGATCGATTCCCCGCCCTCGAACACCTGCGGCAGCCCCGCCTGCGAGAGCGCGTCGTCGACCGCGCCCAGCACCGTGGACGACGGCAGCGGCGCGATCGCGTCGAGTGTCGCGACCACCCGGGACGTCGACGCCGCCTGCATGACGGCCGCGAGGTTGGTGGCCTGCGCGAACCCTGCGAACAGCCACACGAGGACCGCCCAGGTCAGCAGCCCCAGGATCGAGCCGGCCAGCGAGTCCAGCCAGCGGATCGGGCCGTGCCTGACCAGTTTTCCGAGCATCCCGGCCAGCGCTGTCGCAAGACCGTAGGCGATGGATGCGCACACCAGGATCACGATGGCGGCCACGATCGTGCGCTGGGACAGCCCGGTCCAGCCGATCGCAGCGAACCAGCCGACGACGATCGGAGCAAGGGCGAGTCCGGCCCACAGCCCCACGATCAGGCCGACGAGGGAACCGGCCTGGCGGATCGCGCCGTTGGACCAGCCGACGGCGAACGCGACCACCGCGAGCACGATGAGTACGGCATCCACCACGATTTCCACGTGATCACCCTGTCGCACGATTCTGGGCAGACGCTGCGGGCGCGCGGGTCGGTGACCGATGAGCTGCGGGGACTCCGGGCGCGGTTTGGCATCCGGTAGACCGTCTGGTCTAGAGTGCAGTGGAGCAGGGGGACCATGGTGAACGACGACCCGACGGCGGAGGCCGTCATCGGGGCTTTGCGGGATGCGCTCGCGGAGCGGGGAAGCAGGCTCGTCGTCGACGGCAGGCTCGACCCGGTGCTGGAGGCCAATTCGCGGTCGATCCTCGGCGAAACGCTTGCGGGAGCCCACGCCGCCCGCGCCGGCCAGCAGCTCGAACTCGTGTCCGTCGACTATGCGAAGCCCGCGGACCTGGCGGCGACCGGCTCCCTCCGCGCGTTCCAGAACCAGCCGCCCGCCGAGAGCCTGATGGCCGCCGAGGTACTGTTCGGGGTGGCCCTGCCGCTCGTCGTCGAGCGTCTGCGCGACGCGTCGGACGGCGAGGCGGATGCTGTGCTCGTCGCCCGTCTCCTCCATCACGCGATCTGGCGGCGCTTCCCGCCCGGCGCGATCGCCTATGTCGAGATCATCCGCGAGCGTCTGTCGAGCGCGCACCAGGACAGCCGGCGTCGCGTGTCGCGCGAGCTCCACGACCGTGTCGCCCACGGCATCCTGGCCGGACTGCAGCGGGTCGAGCTCGCCGCCTACGACGAGGGGTGCGCGGTGGATGCGGCCGCCACGGGTGCACCGGGCGATGCTGCGGATGCGCCGCGCGATGGCGTGGATGTGGCCGCCACGGATGCACCGCGCGATGATGCGGATGCGCGGGGCGGTGATGCCGACAGCGCGAACCCAACCGCAGGCGCGGAGGCACGCCGGGCGCACCTGCGCGACGCTCTCGCCCTGCTGCGGCAGGCTCTCGCCGACGTCCAGGACATGGCGGTCGAGCTGAGGCAGCTCGTGGGCGACCGGGTGCTCGACGATGCGATCGCCGACTACCTGGTGGATTCGGAGGCCGTGTCCGACCGGGTGGTCGTCGAGAGGGTGGGGCGGGCGCGCATCCTGCCGTCCGGTATTGCAGACGAGGTGTTCACGATCGTCCGCGAAGCGATCCGCAATGCGCGCGACCATGCCGTCGGAGCCACCGCGATCACTGTGCGGCTGGAGTGGGCCGACGAGCTGGTGGTCACCGTCGCCGACAACGGTCCGGGGTTCGACCCGGTTGCCGCGGCGGATGCCGGGCTCGGCCTCGTGAGCATGCGGGAGCGGGCGGAGACGATCGAGGCGACGCTCGACTGTGTGACGGGCAGCGGCGGCACCAGTATCGTGGTGCGGCTGCCGCTCGCCGAGGTGCGCTCGTGAGGTCGGGCGAGGTGGATGCCGTGGGTGCGTCGGGCACGCCCGGCGCGTCCGGCGCCGCGCGCGCCTCCCGCCGCACAGGACCCGTCACGATCCTGATCGTCGACGACCACGACCTCTTCCGTGAGGGTGTCGCCGCGATCCTGCGGCACGACCCGCGGATCGCCGTCGTGGGGGAGGGGAGCAGTTCGCAGGACGCGGTCTCGCTCACCGCATCCCTCGACCCGGACGTGCTGCTGCTCGATGTGGAACTGCCGGGGGGACCCGCGCGGGCGACGGTGGCGCGCATCCATCGGTCGTCCCCGCGCACGCGGATCGTGATGCTGACCATGCACCGCGACAGTGTTCTGAAGGAGGAACTGCTCGCAGCCGGAGCGTTCGTCTACCTCACGAAGACGACGCCGAGCGCGGAACTGGTGCAGTCCGTGCTGCACGCGGGCGCGGTCGCCCAGGGTCTGGCGCCTGCGCCCGAACGGGCTGCATCGACCGCCCGTCGTCGCGCCTCGATCCTGTCCGCACGCGAGGAGGAGGTGCTGCACCTGCTCGCGCAGGCGCGCACCAACCGGAGCATCGCCGAAGCCATGAGCATCGCCGAGGGAACAGTCAAACGGCACACGAGCAGCATCTACGCGAAGCTGGGCGCCCGGTCGCGCATGGAGGCCGTGCGCAAAGCGGTGCTGCTCGGCATCTTCAGCCACGACGAGGACTGACCTGCCGCGCGTGGCCCGGCGGGAATGTGACGAATGGCCCATTCCGCCCTCTCGAAGACCCTCGATAGAGTCGCCACGTCCGGGGGGAATCTGCAGGGCCACGGCCGGTCATGCCGACCGTACGGGGCTCCGCGCATCAGCTGACTGTCGCGGCCGCCGCAGGGGGTGCGGGGGCCGCGGCAGTCTACGCAGGCGGGCACACCCGGGCGGATACTGAGACCATGCGCTATACGAAACTCGGCACCACAGGACTCGACGTCTCCGCGCTCGCCCTGGGCTGCATGACCTTCGGGGAGCCCGACCGGGGCAACCATCCGTGGTCACTGCCTGAGGGTGAGAGCCGGCCCATCATCAAGCAGGCGCTCGAAGCGGGCATCACCTTCTTCGACACCGCGAACCTGTACTCCGACGGCTCCAGTGAGGAGATCGTCGGGCGTGCCCTGCGGGACTTCGCCGACCGTGACGCGGTCGTGATCGCGACGAAGGTCCACGGGGTGATGCGTCCGGGCCCGAACGGTCGCGGCCTTTCACGCAAGGCGATCCTGACCGAGATCGATCACAGCCTGCGTCGCCTCGGCACGGACTATGTCGACCTGTACCAGATCCACCGCTGGGATCCGCACACCCCGATCGAGGAGACGCTCGAGGCGCTCCACGACGTGGTCAAGTCCGGCAAGGCGCGGTACATCGGTGCCTCGTCGATGTACGCGTGGCAGTTCAGCAAAGCCCTCTACCTGCAGCAGCTGAACGGCTGGACGCGTTTCGTCACCATGCAGGACCACTACAACCTGCTCAACCGTGAGGAGGAGCGCGAAATGCTGCCGCTGTGCGCGGATCGCGGGGTCGGCACGTTGCCGTGGAGTCCGCTCGCCCGCGGCAAGCTCACTCGGGACTGGGATTCGACCACGGAACGCTCACAGACCGACGAGTTCGGCAAGACGCTGTACCACGAGCAGTCGGACCGGGCGGTGGCGGATGCGGTGGCCCGCGTCGCAGAGGCCCGCGGCATCCCGCGCGCGCAGGTCGCGCTGGCGTGGGTGTCGTCGAATCCGGTCGTGACCGCGCCGGTCGTCGGGGCGCGCACGCCCATGCACCTCGAGGATGCCGTGGCCTCGCTCGACATCGTGCTCACCGACGACGAGCGGGCCGAGCTCGAATCGCCCTACGTGCCGCATCCCGTCGTCGGGTTCTGACCGGCTGTTCTGCCTGCACCGCCGCCGAGGTGACCCGTCAGCGGCGAGAATCGCCGGTCGGAGGGCGATTCTCGCCGCTGGGGGCGATTCTCGCGGCTAGGACGGACCGGTCGGGTCGGACGGGTCGGACGGACCGGACGGGGGACGGCGGCGCGCTGTCAGCACCACGATCAGAACGCCGGCGAGGGCGAGCACGATGATGCCGATCGCGATCCCGAGCACGATCCCGAGGTCGCTCGTCTGCGCGGTCGAGCCGCCTGCCGTTCCGCCGTTCGAACCGGACCCGGTGCTCGCACCGGGCGCTGCCGTCTCCAACTGCCCGCAGGGCGGCCCCACCGCGTTGCCCGCGGATGCGACCGTTCCGGAGGGCGGCCGGTACGTGAACTCGATCGAACTGGAGACGGTGTGCCCGTCAGCGGAGGCGATCTGCCACGTGACCACGTACGTGCCGCCCGCTCCCAGCGACACCGGAACCGACAGCACGCGGTCGAGCACCGATGGGCATCCGGTCTCGTAGTGCCGCTTGTCGGGACCCGTGACCTGCATGAGCGAGCCGCTCCCGTCGCCTTTCAGGTCGAGGATGATGTCGTTGAAGGTCAGCGACACCGTGCTCAGCGGCTGGGTCTGCACCGAGCCTGCCTTCGGCGAGCTGTCGACGAGATAGTCGTGGGCGCTCGCGCCGGTCGCTGGGGCCAGCGCGAGCACGCTCGCGACCAGCAGCGATAGCAGACCGCCCGCCACCACTCCGCGACTCAGTGCAGACCTGGCCATGTCAGACGCCTTCGTCCGAGCCTGTGCCCGGCCCCGACCCGGCTTTCGGGACGGCCCCGGAACCCGGGCTCGAACCTGCTCCCGCTCCCACCCAGGCCGGCCGCCGACGTGTCACCGCGTACACCGCGACCACGAGTGCGATCGCGCCGAGCGCGAGCCCGGCGATCCCGAGGGCGATGGCGACCGTGTCGGAACTGCTCGTCGACGACGAGGCGGCGGGGGCGGGCGTGCTCGTCACGAGCGTGTGCACTGTTTCCGGGTCGGCGGGCGGCGCCGTGTTGACGTAGAGCGTGGGCGCCGGATGCTCGGGCTCCTCACCTGAGGCGGGCGTCGGCTGGTTCCAGTTCACGACCGTGCCGTCGGAGTAGGTCTGCGTCACCGGAAGCACGACGCTCCCTGTGTCGGGGACCGGCCCCGCCTGCACGACGAAGTCCTCGAAAGCGCCGGGGCCAACCTGGACGCCGGGGTCGGCAGTCCAGGTGATGCGGATGGGCGCCTCGGTGACCGTGCCGTCATCCGTTTTCACCGGAGTGGCCAGCTTCTCGGTCACGACGGTCGTCTTCCATCCCGGCATGGGCTGGTAACTCACGGAGCTGAATGGCGTCTTCGTCGGCAGGTCGACTTCGAGCTTGACTGTTCCGGCAGTCGCGGACTCGGTCGGGACGGTGAAGGAGAGCGTGGTGTAAGAACCGGCGGCGGCCTGGTTCGGGTCGATGTGCACGTGTGCGCTCGCCGCGAGCGGGGCTGCGACGACGAGTACGGCGGTCGCCGCAGCCGCCGAGGCGGCTCGGGCGAACGTGCGTGCATTGATGCGTTTTTTCACAGTGGTGATGGTCCTCATCTCGGCCGCGAGAACAGCCGGGTTGCATTGGTGTCGACGCGATCGTGTGCCTGCCCATGATTCGGAGCGGGCACGGTTTCGGATCGCGGAAGCTGCGGATGCGCGCGTCAGGCGAACTGTGCGCGCAGTGACACCGACGGCGGGCCGCGATGGCGCATCCGGCCGATGAGGATGCCGAGGTCGCGCAGCACGGGAGTGTCGCCACCACCGTGCACCGCGACCGGCGCGAAAAGCGGGACGACCTGGATATCAGGCGGCCGCACCACGCGATCGAGTCGCAGTCGCGCCGTCTCGAACAGACCCCAGAACGCCCGCCCGCCGAAACGCAGCGCGATGATCGTGACCAGCGCGGCGGAGGCGTGACTCACCCACATCAGCGGGCTGTCTGGGATGACACTGCTCTCGCTCATGTGCTGGCCGGCCATCGCGATGAGGTGCGATCCGGCATGCACGTGCGACGACCCGTCCGCCGACACGAACCGCGTTCCGCCGGCCCCGAGGCTGAACAGGGCGTGGAACACCGTCTGGCTGATGGCCACCGATGCTGCGAGCCGCCAGGTGGATGCACGGCGGCCGGTCAGCGCGAGCGCGGCCAGCGTGGAGAACGTCAGACTGAGCGTGAGAGCGAGACCGCTCGGCGCCGCACCACCGCCGGCAACGTGGAAGAGTGCCGCGACGAAGGTCGCGAGCGTCGCCGCGACGAGGCCGCGCACGACCCTCGCCCACCGCGTTGCCATTTCGCTCCTGCCTTCGCACCCGTCGTCCCAGTCTATCGGCGGCGTTCCCGCGCGGCCCTTTTGTCCACAGGCCCACGGAACGGGCGATGAACGAAAGAATGCATGCATTGACGCGCGTCTCCGACGGGTTGTAACTTCAGGAACACCGGGCAGTTACGAGCGGGTAGGGGCCGTGGCGAACATGCAAAAGGCGAGACGAGCGGTTCGCGAACCGTCTCTGACTGACGCGATCATTCCCCTCGTCACGCTCGCCGTCCTCGTCGCAGGCTCGATCCTCCTGTTCGGCCTCGATGCCCTGAGCGGGCCGATTCAGGTCGCCCTCGTCCTCTGCGCGATGGTCGCCGCCCTCATCGCGCTCAAGAACGGCCACACCTGGTCCGACGTCCAAAGAGCCGGCCAGGGTGCGCTCTCGTCGGTCACGAGCGCGATGTTCATCCTGCTCGCCGTCGGAGCGTTGATCGGCGTCTGGAACCTCTCCGGCACGATCCCCACCCTGGTCTACTACGGGATCCAGGTGCTGTCGCCGACGTGGTACTACGCAGCGACGGCGCTGATCTGCGGCGTCATAGCGCTGAGCATCGGAAGCTCCTGGACCACCGCGGGGACGATCGGCGTCGGCCTCATCGGAATCGCCGCGATGATCGGCGTCTCCCCGGCGATCACCGCCGGCGCCGTCATCTCCGGCGCCTACCTCGGCGACAAGCTCTCGCCGCTGTCCGAGACCTCCATCCTGAGCGCGCAGATGGTCAAGGTGGACATCTACGCGCACATCAAGCGGCAGGTGTGGACGTCGGTGCCCGCGTTCGTCGTCGCGTTCGTGGTGTTCCTGGTGATCGGAATCGTCAGCGGGCCGGATGCGCATCCACCGCTGTCGACCGCGACCGAACTGCACAGCCTGAACGGCATCTACAACATCACGCCGTGGAACCTGCTGCCCCTCGTGCTCCTCGTCGTGCTGTCGATCCGCAAGGTGCCTGCGTCGCTCGCGCTGGCGTTCTCGGCGATCTTCGCGGGCATCCTCGGCGCGTTCCTCCAACCGACGGTGATGCAGAACTTCGTCGGCGGCGACCTCGGCCCCGTGCTCGGGTCGATCAAGGGCGTCTGGAGCGCGATGGCCAACGGCTTCTCCATCGACTCCGGGTACGCCGAGATCGACCGGCTGCTGTCGCGCGGAGGCATGGACAGCATGCTGATCACGCTCTGGCTGATCATCGCCGCTGTGACCTTCGGGGCGCTGCTGGAGGAGTTCGGCCTCATCTCGCGGCTGATCAACCCGCTCATCCATTCGGCCAGAAGCACAGGCCGACTGTATGTGACCGTCTTCGGATGCGCGCTCGGGCTGAACCTCGTGGCCGGCGACCAGTACATCGCGCTTGTGTTGCCCGCGCGACTCTTCCGGGTGGAGTTCGAGTCGCGCGGACTCGCTCCGACGAACCTTTCGCGTCTCGCCGCCGACAGCGCGACGGTCACGTCGCCGCTGGTTCCCTGGAACTCCTGCGGCGCGTTCATGGGCGCTGTGCTCGGCGTGCCGACCCTCGTGTACCTGCCGTACGCGATCTTCAACTACGTGAGTCCGATTCTGAGCGTGCTCTATGGGATCACGGGTTTCAAGATCGAGAAGCTCACCCCCGAGCCGACCGACGTCCCGACCAACTGATCCAGAGCAGGCGCTCGCGAGCAAGGAGTGATCATGACGACACAGGAAGCGGATATCGCCAGTACGAGCAGCACCAGCAAGCTGAGCGTGCCGGCACTGACGGCGATGGTGGTCGGCTCGATGGTCGGCGCCGGCGTCTTCACGCTCCCGCAGCGGTTCGCGGCCCACACCGGCGTGCTCGGGGCCGTCATCGCGTGGGTGATCGCCGGCGCCGGCATGCTCATGCTCGCCTTCGTCTTCCAGAGCCTCGCGGTGCGCAAGCCCAAACTCGACAACGGCGTGTACGTGTACGCGCGGGCGGGCTTCGGCAAGTATCCCGGCTTCCTGTCCGCCATCGGCTTCTGGGCGAGCGCATGCGCCGGCAACACGTTCTACTGGATCCTGATCACCTCGACCCTGAAACCACTGATCCCGGCCTTCGGCGACGGCGACACGATCTGGGCGATCCTCGTCTCCTCGGTGTGCGTCTGGGGCTTCTATTTCCTGATCATGCGGGGTGTCAAGGAGGCCGCCGGGATCAACGCGATCGTGACCGCGGCGAAGATCATCCCGCTCCTCCTCTTCGTGGTCGTAGCGATCTTCGCGTTCAAGCCGGATGTGTTCGTCGCCAACTTCACCGGCGGCTACAACGCCGGTGGTCCCAGCCTGTTCGGGCAGGTGCAGGGGACGATGCTGGTCACGGTCTTCGTGTTCCTCGGGATCGAGGGGGCGAGCGTGTACTCGCGGTACGCCAAGAAGCGGGAGGATGTCGGCCGCGCCACCGTTCTCGGATTCCTCTCCGTGCTCGCCCTCTTCGCGACGGTGTCGATCATCTCGTACGGGATCCTCCCGCAGTCAGAGCTCGCCCACCTCCGCCAGCCCTCCGTCGGCAGCGTGCTGGAGGCCGCCGTCGGTCCCTGGGGAGCCTGGTTCATCAGCGCCGGACTGATCATCTCCGTGCTCGGCGCCTACCTCGCATGGAGCCTGATGGCAGCCGAGGTCCTCTTCGCTGCCGCCAGAGATAAGGACCTCCCCGCCTTCCTGGGAAACCTGACCAAGAAGGAGGTGCCCGGAAACGCACTCATCCTCACCACCCTCTTCATCCAGCTCCTGCTGGTCATCGTCTACTTCTCCGAGGGCGCCCTCGACTTCATGCTCGACCTCACGGCCGCGCTGTCGCTGATGCCGTTCGCGCTCGTCGCCGGGTACGCGTTGAAGATCACCATCACCCGTGACGGCTACGCGGGCGAGCCGAGCCGAATACGAACGAGGGATCTCGTGGTCGCCGCGATCGCGGTCGTCTACACCCTGTTCCTCATCTTCGCCGCGGGAACGCAATTCCTGCTCCTGGCCTGTGTGCTGCTCGCGCCGGCCACGCTCCTGTACGGATTCGCCCGGCGGGAGCAGGGCGCGAAGCTCTTCACCCGGCCGGGCTGGGTGGTCTTCATCGTGGTCCTCGCCGGCGCGGTCGCCGGAGTCATCGGACTCATCACCGGATTCGTCACCATCTAGGGCAAGCGAAGTCTTCGAGGAAGGAAGATCATGACCGAAAACACCTACGGTGTTCATTCCGAAGTCGGCGAGCTGCGCAAGGTTCTCGTCTGCGCCCCGGGTCTCGCCCATCGGCGTCTCACCCCGACGAACGCCGACGACCTCCTGTTCGACGACGTGATGTGGGTGGAGAACGCTCAGCGGGACCACGCGGATTTCGTCGCCAGCCTGCGCTCGAACGGCGTGGACGTCGTCGAACTGCATGACCTGCTCGCACAGACGATGGCATTTCCGCGGGCGAAGACCTGGCTGCTCGATCGCAAGATCACCGCCAACGAGGTCGGCCTCGGCCTCATCGACGGCACGCGCGAATACCTGGAGTCCCTCGAGCCGCGCCAGCTGGCCGAATACCTGATCGGCGGGCTGGCGACCTCCGACCTCCCCGACCAGTACCGCACCGGCTACGTCTCGCTCGCCCGCGAATCGACCGGCGTGCGCGAGTACCTGATGCCGCCCCTGCCCAACACGATCTACACCCGCGACACCACGTGCTGGCTGTACGGCGGCGTGACTCTGAACCCGCTCTACTGGCCGGCGCGTCACGACGAGACGCTGCTGATGAAGGCGATCTACCAGTTCCACCCGGACTTCAACCAGTCGACCGTCTGGTGGGGGGACCCCGAGCAGGAGTGGGGCCAGTCGACGTTCGAGGGCGGCGACATCATGCCGGTCGGAAACGGGGTCGTGTTGATGGGGATGAGCGAGCGCACCTCGCGGCAGGCGATCACCCAGGTCGCTGCTGCACTGTTCGAGCAGGGAGCAGCCGAGCAGGTCGTCGTCGCCGGAATGCCGAAGCTGCGTGCTGCCATGCACCTTGACACCGTGTTCACCTTCGCCGACCGGGACATCGTCACGCTGTACCCGACGATCATGGATGCGGTCCACACCTTCACTCTGCGACCGGGCGCCGCCTCGCCAGGGGTGACGGTGACGGATGAAGGGAGCACCCCCTTCGTCGACGTCGTGGCCCGCTCGCTGGGCCTGGACAAGCTCCGGGTCATCGAGACCGCCGGGGATGTGTACGCATCCGAGCGCCAGCAATGGGACAGCGGCAACAACGCGGTCGCCCTCCGCCCGGGCGTCGTCTACACCTACGACCGCAACACGGCGACCAACGACCTGCTCAGCAAGGCGGGCGTCGACGTCATCACCATCGTCGGTGCGGAACTCGGGCGCGGCCGAGGCGGCGGACACTGCATGACCTGCCCGATCATCCGCGACCCCGTCGACTTCTGACGCCGGGGCCGCTCGAAGCTCAGTGCAGGTGGTCGCGCCAGTCGGCGGGCGCCCGGCCCTCGGGCCCGGGCGCCGGCTGGTCCTCGGGGTGGTGCAGGGGCGGCGCCAGCTTCGGTCCCTGCAGCAGAACGTCGGTCAGGTAGTCGTAATACCAGTGCTCACCCGGTTCGTACGACCGGATGAGCGGATGCCCGGTGATCGCCGCGTGCGCTCGCGCGTGCTGCGAGGGTGAGCTGTCACAGCATCCGATGTGTCCGCAGGTCGCGCACCGGCGCAGGTGGAACCACCACCCGCCGGTCTCGTTGCATTCGACGCAGCCGGTTCCACTCGGTGGAACAGCAAGGTCGATGACGCTCGAGTCGGTCATGCTCCCATTGTGGCGCGCTCTCCGGCCAGGCGGCAGGGGAAGTGCCACGATGGACGCGGAGAGGCGGCCCCATGCACGACCATTCAGAGCTCGTCCGGCAGCGCATCGACCGATTGGTCAGGGAACGACTGGTGCCGGCGGTCGAGCGGGCGCGCGCATCCGTCGCCGTCGAGGCGTGGGAGGTGCCGGATGAGCCGGTGCCGTTCGCGCAGGCCGTGACGAATGACTTCGCACCGTTCGCGATCGGGCAGGCGTGGGGGAGGCCATGGGGCACCGTCTGGTTCCGGGTCTCCGGGACGGTGCCGGACTGGCGGGCCGACGCAGACGACGTCGAGCTCGTCGTCGATCTCGGGTTCACGGGTGCGCAGGCCGGGTTCCAGGCGGAGGCGCTCGTCTACGCGTCGGATGGAAGCATCCTCAAAGCGATCGAACCGCTGAACGGGTACGTGCGCCTCGACGCGGCTCCCGGCGAGGAATTCGAGGTCTTCATCGAAGCGGCCGCGAACCCCGACATCGGGAGCGGCTTCGTCGAGTTCCGGCCGACCGTGCTCGGCCGCCGGTCGACCGCGCCGACCGAACCGCTGTACGCGCTGCGCCGGATCGACGTCGTGCATCGCGACCGCGAGGTGTGGGGGCTCGTGCAGGACATCTGGACGCTCGAGGGCCTCGCGCTCCAGCTCGCACCGACCTCGCCGCGGCGCGCCCACGTGTTCGCGGCGCTCGAAGCGATGGCGGATGCTGTCGACCCGTCCGACGTCGCCGGCACAGCCGCGCAGGGCCGCGCCGCCCTCCGCCCGGCCCTCGACGCGCCCGCGGCAGCGAGCGCCCACCGCATCTTCGCCGTCGGTCACGCTCACATCGATTCGGCGTGGCTGTGGCCCGTGCGCGAGACGATCCGCAAGGTCGCCCGCACGTTCTCGAACGTACTCGACCTGATGGACCAGGATCCCGAATTCGTTTTTGCGGCGTCGTCGGCGCAGCAGTATGCGTGGATGAAG
It encodes the following:
- a CDS encoding UBP-type zinc finger domain-containing protein, yielding MTDSSVIDLAVPPSGTGCVECNETGGWWFHLRRCATCGHIGCCDSSPSQHARAHAAITGHPLIRSYEPGEHWYYDYLTDVLLQGPKLAPPLHHPEDQPAPGPEGRAPADWRDHLH